A DNA window from Arachis hypogaea cultivar Tifrunner chromosome 18, arahy.Tifrunner.gnm2.J5K5, whole genome shotgun sequence contains the following coding sequences:
- the LOC112770381 gene encoding protein MAIN-LIKE 1-like translates to MRRQHGMSLDDRIVSYFQMAGLYYLARLNETWFRLDEPLVSAFMERWHLEMHTFHMSFGERTITVQDVACQLWLPIDGQYVSGYLMDFERHIEGGSPAWAWFKELLGVLPLANCIDKFRVKCTWMQETFSELS, encoded by the coding sequence ATGAGAAGGCAACACGGTATGTCCCTGGATGACAGGATTGTGTCATACTTCCAGATGGCCGGTTTATACTatcttgcaaggctgaacgaGACTTGGTTTAGATTGGATGAGCCACTAGTGAGTGCATTCATGGAGAGATGGCATCTGGAGATGCATACTTTTCACATGTCATTCGGGGAGCGCACTATCACGGTGCAGGATGTAGCATGCCAGTTATGGCTCCCGATCGACGGTCAGTATGTCAGCGGATACCTCATGGATTTTGAGCGACATATCGAAGGTGGTAGTCCAGCATGGGCATGGTTCAAGGAGCTATTGGGTGTTTTACCTCTCGCAAACTGCATTGACAAGTTCAGGGTGAAGTGCACTTGGATGCAAGAGACATTTAGTGAGCTTTCGTAG